Proteins encoded by one window of Aphis gossypii isolate Hap1 chromosome X, ASM2018417v2, whole genome shotgun sequence:
- the LOC126552368 gene encoding uncharacterized protein LOC126552368, giving the protein LPGVEIDFIKQSSSNGLLKSCTTTSLLKGSSTVNLVSLSHLMTTMLSIPSTTLGERLFSSATEIEDLGIFNDKAVKGRYLVGWRCLCCFSFFPQLSIASKWLCLEISEIFLFLFTLVFICLDSLSKSNARVQVFFLILYFICLCAFITRSLISLKNRPHFHLRSPSSMSTFTVLNQDSTVALLWRISMPLLSLLFIIGVHSAKKGTHLTINSCKYDSS; this is encoded by the coding sequence CTGCCAGGTGTCGAAATCGATTTCATTAAACAATCATCGTCGAATGGCTTACTTAAATCATGTACAACCACGTCGTTGTTAAAAGGCTCATCAACAGTGAACCTAGTCTCATTGTCACATTTGATGACCACAATGCTTTCAATACCATCGACCACTTTGGGTGAAAGATTATTTTCATCAGCTACAGAGATCGAAGACCTTGGGATTTTTAACGACAAGGCTGTGAAAGGACGGTACTTAGTGGGTTGGAGATGTTTGTGTTGTTTCTCTTTTTTTCCCCAACTTTCTATTGCGTCCAAATGGTTATGTCTAGAAATTTCTGAGATTTTTCTTTTCCTATTCACTTTGGTATTTATCTGCCTAGATTCATTGTCAAAATCTAATGCACGCgtacaagttttttttctaatattatactttatttgtttgtgtGCATTCATCACACGCTCTCTCATAAGTCTTAAAAACCGACCGCACTTCCACCTTCGGTCACCATCAAGTATGTCAacttttacagttttaaaccAAGATTCAACGGTAGCATTACTCTGGCGGATTTCAATGCCATTGTtgagtttattattcataataggtGTCCACAGTGCTAAGAAAGGTACACACTTGACTATAAACTCGTGTAAATATGATTCATCGTAA
- the LOC126552028 gene encoding uncharacterized protein LOC126552028 codes for MNKDKRERQANFTLLEEKSLVELVLKYGSIIENKETDSDIWKKKSETWELIDSAMVVSSGIQRGSKALKNKWEKIKRNVKQRLAEEKKEMYKTGGGVVKTFKKIEYFDSIIELLGVSATGLASNFDSDVVDSSLNNLKHTTSTTVDNNEVDDLLFELEGINSPNMFDDSELFNQSSLNVVTVEQLEVTPITSRKPPNWENWTPASLRQPVSDELVTGKKKLISGVVNKNKRQRKMHNDVASKKKDVYEEQLQLIEVEKERGCMRFEWEKLEHELKVEALRLEIEIKKKTLSNLS; via the exons atgaataaagataaaagAGAAAGGCAAGCCAATTTTACATTGTTGGAAGAGAAGTCATTGGTGGAACTTGTTTTGAAATACGgttcaattattgaaaataaagagACAGATTCAGatatatggaaaaaaaagtCTGAAACCTGGGAATTAATTGACAGTGCAATGGTTGTTTCTTCAG gtATTCAAAGAGGATCAAAGGCTTTAAAAAACAAGTGGGAAAAGATTAAAAGAAATGTCAAACAACGATTAgctgaagaaaaaaaagagaTGTATAAGACTGGTGGGGGTGTggtcaaaacatttaaaaaaattgagtacTTTGATAGTATAATAGAACTTCTTGGAGTCTCAGCAACTGGGCTGGCTAGTAATTTTGATTCTGATGTTGTTG attcgtccctgaataatttaaaacatactacTTCTACAACTGTTGACAACAATGAAGTAGatgatttattgtttgaattaGAGGGAATTAATAGTCCAAATATGTTTGATGATAGTGAGCTCTTCAACCAATCATCACTCAAT GTTGTCACTGTTGAGCAGTTAGAGGTAACACCCATTACCAGTAGAAAACCACCAAACTGGGAAAATTGGACTCCAGCTTCATTACGCCAGCCAGTTTCTGATGAACTAGTTACTgggaaaaaaaagttaatatcgggggttgtaaataaaaacaaaaggcAGAGAAAAATGCATAATGATGTtgctagtaaaaaaaaagatgtatATGAAGAGCAGTTACAATTAATCGAGGTGGAGAAAGAGAGAGGGTGTATGCGTTTTGAGTGGGAAAAATTGGAACATGAACTAAAGGTTGAGGCATTAAGAttagaaattgaaattaaaaaaaaaactctatcaaatttaagttaa
- the LOC126551830 gene encoding zinc finger protein 93-like has product MYILTGKHAKTQDVGDLVAKWITRVSPLYKMIFGGTVIDKQFTLTPDESYPYNIQRHGWKTRTNNSVFDPHEATLRDIQYSKNHMFNLENDVNDVRVVCKKCIPSGTVIKTLCAQTSPINPEDIKIGVNDFSILKSSKSKIELLFLGPAAYINHCCSSNTNWIADKLYPKVWCAKAIRDIHPVEEITADYGKEHFGTNNVDCQCKCCNKRRVNKVVNANVVDSEQTPNNIDDDNETSHKVVNANVVDSEQTPNNIDDDNETSHKVVNANAVEQTPYYIDDANVEMDDAEEAYFSSLGVLKKKKILNCEYSSSEEKSSDEKSETSSDEKSEGSIEDVVTYKCTYPGSIKSYKKRRWCTKHLESHFAKHVCETCKKVLSSRGTLIRHMKMHADKRSKYKCKICNRTFFHSSDLKYHQKTIHEDNSSIKCTICEKTYSTKKLLKNHHDYVHLNLQKYRCPDCGMFFGMAIMLYRHKKKNHNVPET; this is encoded by the exons atgtatatcttaACTGGAAAACATGCTAAAACACAGGACGTTGGAGATTTAGTCGCAAAATGGATCACTAGAGTATCACCGTTATACAAA atgatTTTTGGTGGTACTGTGATTGATAAACAATTCACTTTAACACCTGATGAATCATatccatataatattcaaagacATGGGTGGAAGACAAGAACAAATAACTCTGTATTTGATCCTCACGAAGCAACACTGAGAGATATCCAGTATTCAAAAAAccatatgtttaatttagaaaacgaTGTAAACGATGTTAGAGTTGTttgcaaaaaatgtataccttcCGGAACAGTTATTAAAACACTTTGCGCACAAACATCACCAATCAATCCAGAAGACATAAAA aTTGGTGTAAATGACTTTTCAATCTTAAAAAGTAGCAaatctaaaattgaattattatttttgggcCCTGCCGCCTATATTAATCATTGCTGTTCATCCAACACCAACTGGATCGCCGATAAATTATATCCGAAAGTATGGTGCGCAAAAGCAATTAGGGATATACATCCTGTTGAAGAAATTACTGCTGACTACGGGAAAGAACATTTTGGTACCAACAACGTAGATTGCCAATGCAAATGCTGTAACAAACGGCGAGTAAATAAAG ttgtaaATGCGAATGTTGTTGACTCAGAACAAACACCAAATAACATAGATGATGACAATGAAACAAGTCATAAag ttgTAAATGCGAATGTTGTTGACTCAGAACAAACACCAAATAACATAGATGATGACAATGAAACAAGTCATAAag tgGTAAATGCGAATGCTGTCGAACAAACACCATATTACATAGATGATGCGAATGTTGAAATGGATGATGCCGAAGAAGCATATTTTTCATCGCTaggtgttttaaaaaaaaaaaaaa ttttaaattgcgAATACAGTAGTAGTGAAGAGAAATCAAGTGATGAAAAATCAGAAACTTCTAGTGATGAAAAATCAGAAGGTTCTATTGAAGACG TGGTAACCTATAAATGCACATACCCGGGTAGtattaaatcttataaaaagaGAAGATGGTGCACAAAACATTTAGAGAGTCATTTCGCTAAACATGTTTGTGAAACATGTAAAAAGGTTCTATCTAGTAGAGGAACCTTAATTCGACATATGAAAATGCACGCAGACAAGcgctcaaaatataaatgtaaaatatgcaaCCGGACATTCTTCCATAGCAGTGATTTAAAGTACCATCAAAAAACCATACATGAAGACAAcagttcaataaaatgtacaatttgcGAGAAAACTTATtccacaaaaaaattattgaaaaaccaTCATGACtatgttcatttaaatttacaaaaatatcgtTGTCCAGACTGCGGTATGTTTTTTGGAATGGCAATCATGTTGTATcgacataaaaaaaag AATCACAATGTTCCGGAGACCTGA
- the LOC126552367 gene encoding putative nuclease HARBI1, translated as MAKNLSDSSIEYFLFVDLPTGSEDELKDGNVDGICVYDNINCLDIDDNDFLGINWGTNALYYAPHSQVDVVYTDLAKAFDTVNHRVLMKILEASGFGEPLRSWIGSFLTNRQQWVNYIGERRPQVFHDRPNYYDILTEDEFKYRFRLSKKFVVYLLNLLTGKLETATDTNMTLTTMTQVLLTLRFYALGTMLISVADMFGVSISSASRTIKKVSYAIAGLSGSFLNIPVHNIVETKMKMFKIARFPLVFGAIDCTHARIQSPGGESSETFRNRKGYFSLNVQALVNADLKFMDIVARWPGSAHGSNIFRNSRLYARLESGEFNNNAILGDSGYALKPYMLTPILNPVGRIEMLYNESQIRTRNIIERCFGVWKRRFPVLSLGMRLQLKTVQAIIVATAILHNICRDMNEDLPEDNSDDVLNQLNEAEDLTETVHRHDDNGEDSITRNSLLNNYFARL; from the exons ATGGCCAAAAATCTGTCTGATAGCtccatagaatattttttgttcgtGGATTTACCTACTGGATCAGAAGATGAACTGAAAGATGGGAATGTTGACGGAATTTGTGTTTAtgacaatataaattgtttggaTATAGATGATAATGATTTTCTAGGCATAAATTGGGGAACAAATGCACTTTACTACGCCCCTCac TCCCAAGTTGATGTAGTTTATACTGACTTAGCCAAAGCGTTTGACACTGTTAATCATAGAGTCTTGATGAAAATTCTCGAAGCGTCTGGTTTTGGTGAACCTTTGCGGTCATGGATTGGTTCTTTTTTAACTAACAGGCAACAATgg GTAAATTATATTGGTGAAAGAAGACCACAAGTGTTCCATGATAGGCCTAATTACTACGACATTTTAACAGAAGATGAATTTAAGTATAGATTTCgtctttcaaaaaaattcgtagtttatttattaaatttactcacAGGAAAACTGGAAACAGCAACTGACAC gaatatGACATTAACTACAATGACTCAGGTTCTGCTTACACTGAGATTTTATGCTTTGGGCACTATGCTTATATCAGTTGCAGATATGTTTGGTGTTAGTATATCTTCTGCAAgcagaacaattaaaaaagtttcctATGCTATCGCGGGATTGAGtggatcatttttaaatattcctgtgcataatattgttgaaacaaaaatgaaaatgtttaagattGCTCGATTTCCATTAGTCTTTGGTGCAATCGATTGCACTCATGCGAGAATCCAATCTCCAGGAGGTGAATCTTCAGAAACATTTCGGAATCGTAAAGG atatttttcctTGAATGTGCAAGCACTTGTAAATGCAGATTTGAAGTTCATGGATATTGTTGCTAGATGGCCTGGGTCTGCACATGGCagcaatattttcagaaattcaAGGCTGTATGCAAGATTAGAATCAGgtgaatttaataacaatgccATCTTAGGAGACAGTGGTTATGCTCTAAAACCGTATATGTTGACACCCATATTAAACCCGGTTGGACGAATAGAGATGCTGTATAACGAATCCCAAATTAGAACgagaaatataatagaaaggTGTTTTGGGGTCTGGAAAAGAAGATTTCCAGTATTATCACTTG gtATGCGATTACAACTAAAAACTGTGCAGGCAATAATAGTTGCAACAGCAATTTTGCACAATATATGTAGAGATATGAATGAGGATTTACCTGAAGACAATTCTGATGATGTCTTAAATCAGTTAAATGAAGCAGAAGACTTGACTGAAACAGTCCATCGTCATGATGATAATGGTGAAGACTCAATCACCAGAAACTCACTACTTAACAACTACTTTGCTAG attataa